In Streptomyces sp. SN-593, a single genomic region encodes these proteins:
- the hemC gene encoding hydroxymethylbilane synthase, with protein sequence MSNPAGAEPVRTPAAAPGPTGADRPPEDADARASRRGPAADGAPLRLGTRRSKLAMAQSGMVADQVRQLTGRPVELVEITTYGDVSKESLARIGGTGVFVSALRDALVAGDIDFAVHSLKDLPTTVPDELVIAAIPVREDPRDALVARDGLTFATLPPGARIGTGSPRRMAQLNAWARSHGRDIETVPIRGNVDTRIGYVTSGTLDAVVLAAAGLNRIGRLAEASELIGTDVSLPAPGQGALAVECAASRQELAAQLAELDDPFTRAAVTAERSLLAALEAGCSAPVGALADLVADGQSTELRLRGVVGSTDGTSLVQMSTTGPVPASDDEARAVGRELAVAMLAKGAAGLMGERTS encoded by the coding sequence ATGAGTAACCCTGCGGGGGCGGAGCCGGTGCGGACGCCGGCGGCGGCCCCCGGACCGACCGGCGCGGACCGGCCGCCGGAAGACGCGGACGCGCGCGCCTCGCGGCGCGGCCCCGCCGCCGACGGGGCGCCGCTGCGGCTGGGCACCCGCCGCAGCAAGCTCGCGATGGCGCAGTCCGGCATGGTCGCCGACCAGGTACGGCAGCTCACCGGCCGACCCGTCGAACTCGTGGAGATCACCACCTACGGCGACGTCTCCAAGGAGTCCCTCGCCCGCATCGGCGGCACCGGCGTCTTCGTCTCCGCGCTGCGCGACGCGCTGGTCGCCGGCGACATCGACTTCGCCGTGCACAGCCTCAAGGACCTGCCCACCACGGTGCCCGACGAGCTGGTGATCGCCGCGATCCCGGTCCGCGAGGACCCGCGGGACGCCCTGGTGGCCCGTGACGGCCTCACCTTCGCCACGCTGCCGCCCGGCGCCAGGATCGGCACCGGCTCGCCGCGCCGCATGGCGCAGCTCAACGCGTGGGCACGGTCACACGGACGGGACATCGAGACGGTCCCGATCCGTGGCAACGTTGACACCCGAATCGGGTACGTTACTTCCGGCACGCTCGACGCGGTCGTGCTGGCCGCCGCCGGGCTGAACCGTATCGGCAGGCTCGCCGAGGCGAGTGAGCTGATCGGTACCGACGTCAGCCTGCCCGCTCCGGGGCAGGGCGCACTCGCCGTCGAATGCGCCGCCTCCCGCCAGGAGTTGGCCGCACAGCTCGCCGAACTCGACGACCCGTTCACGCGGGCTGCCGTGACCGCCGAGCGATCCCTGCTCGCCGCCCTTGAGGCCGGTTGCTCCGCCCCCGTGGGCGCGCTGGCCGACCTCGTGGCCGACGGGCAGTCCACCGAGCTGCGCCTGCGCGGCGTCGTCGGCAGCACCGACGGCACCTCGCTGGTGCAGATGTCCACCACCGGTCCCGTACCGGCGTCGGACGACGAGGCGCGGGCCGTTGGCCGCGAACTCGCCGTGGCGATGCTTGCCAAGGGTGCGGCCGGTCTTATGGGGGAGCGCACATCTTGA
- a CDS encoding glutamyl-tRNA reductase produces the protein MSLLVVGLSHRTAPVSVLERAALPEGARGKLLQDAVACEPATEAAVLATCNRIELYADVDKFHAGVAELSTLLAQHSSADLDELTPHLYVHYEDRAVHHLLSVACGLDSMVVGEGQILGQIKDALALGQQQHTAGRLLNDLFQQALRVGKRAHSETGIDRAGQSLVTFGLSQLAPATGPLEGRSALVVGAGSMSSLAAATLARAGVRELAIANRTVERAERLAALLTEQHPGLSARALTIPEVPDAVSRADLVVSCTGATGLVLTADDLRSAIGRRAAEGPLAVLDLAMPRDVDPAAHQIDGLHFADIESLAAASADAPMAADVDQVRAIVSEEVAAFGAAQRAARITPTVVALRAMAADVVAGELARLDGRLPGLDDKQRAEITQTVRRVVDKLLHAPTVRVKQLAGEPGGAGYADALRELFDLDPQAVAAVSRADTRPPTRVARNRIEAGNE, from the coding sequence ATGAGCCTCCTGGTCGTCGGGCTGAGCCACCGCACCGCCCCCGTCAGCGTCCTCGAGCGCGCCGCGCTGCCCGAGGGGGCGCGCGGCAAGCTGCTCCAGGACGCGGTCGCCTGCGAACCGGCCACCGAGGCCGCGGTGCTGGCCACCTGCAACCGGATAGAGCTGTACGCCGACGTCGACAAGTTCCACGCCGGGGTGGCCGAGCTGTCCACGCTGCTCGCCCAGCACAGCTCCGCCGACCTGGACGAGCTCACCCCCCACCTGTACGTGCACTACGAGGACCGGGCCGTCCACCACCTGCTGTCGGTGGCCTGCGGCCTGGACTCCATGGTCGTCGGCGAGGGCCAGATCCTCGGCCAGATCAAGGACGCCCTCGCCCTCGGCCAGCAGCAGCACACCGCCGGCCGCCTGCTCAACGACCTGTTCCAGCAGGCGCTGCGGGTCGGCAAGCGCGCCCACTCCGAGACCGGCATCGACCGCGCCGGACAGTCCCTGGTCACCTTCGGGCTCTCCCAGCTCGCCCCGGCCACCGGCCCGCTCGAGGGCCGCAGCGCCCTGGTGGTCGGCGCCGGGTCGATGTCCTCGCTCGCCGCGGCGACCCTGGCCCGGGCCGGGGTCCGCGAGCTGGCGATCGCCAACCGCACCGTGGAGCGCGCCGAACGGCTGGCCGCCCTGCTGACCGAGCAGCACCCCGGGCTCAGCGCCCGCGCCCTGACCATCCCCGAGGTGCCCGACGCCGTCTCCCGCGCCGACCTCGTGGTGTCCTGCACCGGCGCCACCGGCCTGGTGCTGACCGCCGACGACCTGCGGTCCGCGATCGGGCGCCGCGCCGCCGAAGGGCCGCTGGCCGTCCTGGACCTGGCGATGCCGCGGGACGTGGACCCGGCCGCCCACCAGATCGACGGCCTGCACTTCGCGGACATAGAGTCGCTCGCCGCGGCCTCCGCCGACGCCCCGATGGCCGCCGACGTGGACCAGGTCCGGGCCATCGTCTCCGAGGAGGTCGCCGCCTTCGGCGCGGCCCAGCGGGCGGCCCGGATCACCCCCACCGTGGTGGCGCTGCGCGCGATGGCGGCCGACGTCGTGGCGGGTGAACTCGCCCGTCTCGACGGTAGGCTGCCCGGTCTGGACGACAAGCAGCGCGCCGAGATCACGCAGACGGTGCGCCGCGTGGTCGACAAGCTCCTGCACGCCCCGACCGTGCGGGTCAAGCAGCTCGCCGGTGAGCCCGGCGGGGCCGGCTACGCCGACGCGCTGCGCGAACTCTTCGACCTCGACCCGCAGGCGGTCGCCGCCGTCAGCCGGGCCGACACCCGGCCGCCGACACGGGTGGCACGCAACCGAATCGAGGCGGGCAATGAGTAA
- a CDS encoding uroporphyrinogen-III synthase, with the protein MNPAAVATTTPAGTAAGLAAPAAGHVTFLGAGPGDPGLLTLRAVEALALADVLVGPGDVLDVVRGHARPDVGTAEPAAGGEVLDAAAAASQLVMSSARTGKRVVRAVAGDPGLDASAAQEMLACAHAGIPFEVVPGVAAALGVPAYAGVPLSGDVRFVDAATASDQCWGEVGASTATLVVSTTLQTVAAAAAELVAAGRKPDTALTVTVAGTTTRQRTWSATLATIAAELKSTKALPTPEGPIAAIAVVGEPTAYRRQLSWFETKPLFGWRVLVPRTKEQAASLSDQLRSYGAVPHEVPTIAVEPPRTPQQMERAVKGLVTGRYEWIAFTSVNAVKAVREKFEEYGLDARAFAGIKVAAVGEQTAQALVEFGVKPDLVPSGEQSAAGLLEDWPPYDPVFDPIDRVFLPRADIATETLVAGLVELGWEVDDVTAYRTVRASPPPAETREAIKGGGFDAVLFTSSSTVRNLVGIAGKPHNVTVIACIGPATAKTAEEHGLRVDVMAPEPSVHALAQALAEFGRARRATAEAAGDPVTRPSERRPGARRRSRV; encoded by the coding sequence TTGAACCCCGCCGCCGTCGCTACAACCACCCCGGCCGGCACCGCCGCCGGCCTCGCCGCACCAGCCGCCGGGCATGTGACCTTCCTCGGTGCCGGACCCGGTGACCCGGGACTGCTGACCCTGCGCGCGGTCGAGGCACTGGCCCTCGCCGACGTGCTGGTCGGCCCCGGCGACGTGCTCGACGTCGTCCGCGGCCACGCCCGCCCCGATGTGGGCACGGCCGAACCCGCCGCCGGCGGTGAGGTGTTGGACGCCGCCGCTGCTGCGTCACAGCTTGTCATGTCGTCCGCGCGCACCGGTAAGCGGGTGGTGCGTGCGGTGGCCGGCGACCCCGGCCTGGACGCGTCCGCGGCCCAGGAGATGCTGGCCTGCGCCCACGCGGGCATCCCGTTCGAGGTCGTCCCCGGCGTCGCCGCCGCCCTCGGTGTGCCCGCGTACGCCGGCGTGCCGCTCAGTGGCGACGTCCGGTTCGTGGACGCCGCCACCGCCTCCGACCAGTGCTGGGGCGAGGTCGGTGCCAGCACGGCGACGCTGGTGGTCTCCACCACGCTCCAGACCGTCGCCGCGGCCGCCGCCGAACTCGTCGCCGCCGGGCGCAAGCCCGACACCGCGCTGACCGTCACCGTGGCCGGCACCACCACGCGCCAGCGCACCTGGAGCGCGACCCTGGCCACCATCGCGGCCGAACTGAAGTCGACCAAGGCGCTGCCGACGCCCGAGGGCCCGATCGCCGCGATAGCCGTCGTCGGCGAGCCCACCGCGTACCGCCGGCAGCTCTCCTGGTTCGAGACCAAGCCGCTGTTCGGCTGGCGCGTCCTGGTGCCCCGCACCAAGGAGCAGGCCGCCTCGCTGTCCGACCAGTTGCGCTCCTACGGCGCGGTGCCGCACGAGGTACCGACCATCGCGGTCGAACCCCCGCGCACCCCGCAGCAGATGGAGCGCGCGGTCAAGGGCCTGGTCACCGGCCGCTACGAGTGGATCGCGTTCACCTCGGTCAACGCGGTCAAGGCGGTCCGCGAGAAGTTCGAGGAGTACGGCCTGGACGCCCGGGCGTTCGCCGGGATAAAGGTCGCCGCCGTCGGCGAGCAGACCGCGCAGGCCCTGGTCGAGTTCGGCGTCAAGCCGGACCTGGTGCCCAGCGGCGAGCAGTCCGCCGCCGGGCTGCTGGAGGACTGGCCGCCCTACGACCCGGTCTTCGACCCGATCGACCGGGTGTTCCTGCCGCGCGCCGACATCGCCACCGAGACGCTGGTGGCCGGTCTCGTCGAGCTGGGCTGGGAGGTGGACGACGTGACCGCGTACCGCACGGTGCGCGCCTCGCCGCCGCCGGCCGAGACCCGGGAGGCGATCAAGGGCGGCGGCTTTGACGCGGTGCTGTTCACGTCGTCCTCGACGGTGCGCAACCTCGTCGGGATCGCCGGCAAGCCGCACAACGTCACCGTCATCGCGTGCATCGGGCCCGCGACCGCGAAGACGGCCGAGGAGCACGGGCTGCGGGTGGACGTGATGGCCCCCGAGCCGTCCGTACACGCGCTCGCGCAGGCGCTCGCCGAGTTCGGGCGGGCCCGCCGCGCGACGGCCGAGGCGGCGGGCGACCCCGTCACCCGGCCCAGCGAGCGCCGTCCCGGCGCCCGCCGCCGTTCCCGGGTGTAG